The genomic stretch GCAATGGCACAGGCGTGTTCTTACCATGGATGGTTGGACCAAAGAAGTACACCAAGCATCTTCCGCCTCGTATCCAGAAGAGACGGCTACCGTCGTTGCCATCTCCCTTAGAAGCTCAAGCATAGATGCTCCTGGCTCCAGAAAGTCACTGAGTGTGACTCAAGGATCATTCTTAAAGAACTATAGGGATCAAAGTCAGCAACTTTTGAGGTGCATTTTCTGTTTTATGGTGCAGTGCATGTAGTTAAGGTTGTGACAAGAACGGTGGAGAGGTATTTGTTGTTCAGAAGTTTCCTTTTCCATTAGCGTGGCTAGTCTCTTTGAAGTGGAGGGCTGATTACTACACCATTTTTAGGTTAGCAAAAGCTTGCATGAATCCTCTCCTGGGAATCTTAGAATTTTGTAATATTTATGTTAGTGTCATCTTCAAGGTGATAGATTTCTGAGTCACACTTCTTTGGTTAAATTTAGATTTTGGATCTCCACAAGAATTTGGTGGTTTTCAGTTAAAGAGTTATTCAGATAGactagcttgaaattatgagatgTCAGGTGTAATCAAAAGAACTCATATAGACCATCATCAACTTTATATCAAGTTCTACAGGCACAGATGAAGAGAGCAGCTTCATAAAACCATCGGACTTTTATAAAGAGCTGAAGGTATATACTGTGCTTATCAACTACATACCAGTTTATTCTTTCCCTTAGTTAACTGGGTATGATATTTGCTTAACCTTAATGACAGGTAAGGACTGACAGTTGCGTTTATGGTGAAGTAGAAAAGTTAAGCTGCTTATTGTTGGTTATTCTCATTAGTAGATGGATGCTTACAATCAGCTGATCTAATCTTTTCCTCGCTTTCAGATGGCAAGCACCATCCCAGTTGAAACATCAGGTAAATAACTATTGACAATCAAATGCACATCAAGAAAAAAGCAATCTTTATTGGCCAAGCAATGTCGTCGAATCAAGGATTGGAAGGATCATCATCGTCCAGGCACTGATCCACCACCCTTCTTCTCATCATGCTCGCCCAAATCCTCAATCTCATCCCACCCGAGATCATCTTCCTCTGACACAGAATTCTGCGTCGAGATGATTAAGAACTCACCGTCCTTGCATGACCCTTCAGCCACCACAGCTTCATCCGACTTGCAGGTCGACTTCGCTTCCctgtctttcttttcttctttgttttcttccGTCTCAAGTTCTTCCTCGTCACCCTCGTCATCATCATCAACCTCCCAGCTCAGCTCCTCCAACTCCTCCTCTCTCCGAATCCTCCTCCTCACAAGCTTTGCTCTGGCGTCCTCTGCCTGCTTCAGCTTACGCACCCGGTAGTAGTACCGGAACCAGAATGTCTCGTACTCCACAACACCAGGCACCAGCTTGTTCAAAAGCCTAAGCAAAGCTCCATTCTCACGGCAAAGATTCTcgatctcctcctccttctcaaCCAAATCGAATTCGGATCTCCACTTGCTGAAGTCCTCGGCCTCCTCCGGGTCTTCCGAGAAGGTACGCACCTCTGACTGTACTGTAAGCAGCTCCACGTCGA from Musa acuminata AAA Group cultivar baxijiao chromosome BXJ1-3, Cavendish_Baxijiao_AAA, whole genome shotgun sequence encodes the following:
- the LOC135631363 gene encoding uncharacterized protein LOC135631363, which codes for MDFLKTVFSADPEPSQPHDNDYRGGEGGGASEWSFGGFIKTLASRSESVIQTYRRDLVEFGTCLKKETEAVGKAAARAVRDLDGSVWRGTGKEAVETGEDSGSTNTVSSSRRYSRFDVELLTVQSEVRTFSEDPEEAEDFSKWRSEFDLVEKEEEIENLCRENGALLRLLNKLVPGVVEYETFWFRYYYRVRKLKQAEDARAKLVRRRIRREEELEELSWEVDDDDEGDEEELETEENKEEKKDREAKSTCKSDEAVVAEGSCKDGEFLIISTQNSVSEEDDLGWDEIEDLGEHDEKKGGGSVPGR